AATCCGTCCTATCAACTCAGCAGCGCCGGGTTTCTTGGCATCGATGGCGATGGCGCGCTTTCCCCGACCCATCAGATCGGCACCGATTCCCGGTCGCTTGGGCGGATCGATTCGGATCACCGTCGCTCCAAGGTCAGCAAGGATCATGCCAGCAAATGGGGCAGGACCAATCCCCGCCATCTCAACGACCCGAATACCCTGTAGTGGCCCCACAACCTACCCCCCCGCTTCGGCGATTGTTTTTAGCATCTCTGCCGCCAGCCTATCCCAGCACCAAGCGGGTAGGTCATGCCCGAGATCGGCAAAGAGAAGGAGTCGCGAGCCCGCCAACACCCGAAAGGTATCGATGCCCCCAGATACGTTGACGAGCGGATCGATCACCCCGTGTACAACCAGCGAAGGCAAGGCCGCAAGCGTCGACAGTGCAGTAGAACGGTCAGGCGAAGCGAGCACGGCGCTCAACTGACGCACACTTGCCACCGGGTCATCAATGCCGGCCGCCGCCAACCGAGCGGCACCTCGATCGATGCGATCGAGGATCGCTTGTCGTTCTTGCGTTGAACGAGGCCGACCGACAACCAACTCTAAGGGTTCCTCGCGGTTCGGGTTCATGAGCGCTGCGAGGGCCATCTCGCTCGGCTGGCCAACACCGGTGCGTCCAGTGGAACCGAGCATGCTAATCAACGACAGAACACGTTTGGGCTCCTCGATGAGGAACTGCTGCGCCACCATCGCTCCCATCGAAACGCCAACGAGGTGGACTTGATCGATGCCGAGACGATCAAGTAACTCGAGCAGATCGTCTGCCATATCCGCCAACGTATAGGGAGCGAGGTCACGGCGTCCCATATAGATCGACAACAGATCGGGAATACCTACGCTCGTCAATCGGGTCGAAAGCCCACTATCACGCTGGTCATAGGTCAAGACCTGATAACCAGCCCCAACAAAGCGCGCGATGGCAGGCCCTGGCCAGTCCGTTAACTGACCGCCAAGACCATGAATCAACACAACTACTGGGCGATCCGGTGGACCCGTACGTTCGTAGTGCAGCTGCACCTGGCCCACCTCACGCACTGGCACACTCACAGATGAGGGTCACCGTTGGATTGACAAGCATGCGACCCGCTTGGATGGCTGCCTGTATGGCCCGATCCTCCGTCGGCGCCAGGCAGAGCCTTTTCCTCGTGGAGATGATCTGTTGGGCAGGGTCCATGGAGCGTCGCAATCCAGGTCCGATCACCACCTTTGGGGAGACACCGAGCACCGTCAATGCCTCGATAACATCAGTTGCGCTGGGATCCGTCGGACGCTGGAGCTGATGGAACTCCTCCCAAAGCAAATTGAGGCCATAGTGTGGATGATGCAGGGTCATTTCAAGCACGACTCCTACCTCAGCATGGGCAAGGAGTCCCTCGAGAAAACCGAAGAGATCCGAGATGTTATAGATAACGTTCTGCGAGGTGACCACGTCAAAACGTCCAAGCTCCGGTTCAAGGTCGAAGAAGTCACCGACTCGCGTCTCGACTAACAGCTCAGGCGATGCTTCACTCTCAAGGGCGAGCACCTCAAGCATCTCCGCATTCTGATCGAGAGCCAGTAGAGAACGAATAGCGGAGCCAATCGGAAGAACTGCCGCACCAGCACCCGCCCCAACATCGAGAACACTGCGGTGCGCAGACCGAGCGAGCAGCTCGACAAGGGCCAACTGGGTCTGGTTCAGTGGCACGTCCCTGAGTGGGCGAAACCCATTGGGGTCAAAGGTCCATGGCGACTCCGGGGCCTTAGCGAGTAGCTCCTCGGGTATCGCCCAATCCTGGAGCTGTCGAGACCACCGCTGCGCTAGCGCGCTCCGAACTGCGTCATCAGGCATCAGTAGCGCGTTCCCTGTTCCCCATCGAGCTCACGCAACAAGGACGACTTCGCCCGCTCAAACTCCGTATCGCTCAAGAATCCTCCTGCCCGTAGGATCGTTAACCGCTCAAGCCGACTGAGCGAATCCGTGTTGGTGTTGACGGCCGAGGAAGCACCGCCAGACCCTGCCTGCTGGGCATCCTCCAGGCTGGCAAGGAGCTGACGCAATCGTATAGGATTCGGGACAAAGGTGATGAGTTCATCACCAAAGGCGTCACCTGAGTCGATGTGCAGGCGTCCAAAATGAAGAATTCTGCCGATAATTCCCTGTTGGGTGGTGATATCATTCACGTGGCGCAACGGAATCTCACTGGTCTTACGCAGCAGTACCCCTCGCGAAAACCGAACACGCCGATCGGTGATCACCAACATCTCAAAGTACCACTGCAAGCCGCGGAAGAGCATGTTCACCACGGCGGCCCCCAGGATGAGCAGACCGAAGAGGCTGAGCAGAGCATAGTTAAAGGTAGTCAAGACAACCGCGACGATGCTCGCCGCCACAAAGGTCGCCGCAGGTCCGAGCACCAACCACCAGTGTGGGTGGACGATGGCAACCACCCGCTCATCCGGATCAACCATCGCGCCGACGATGCGTTGTGTGCGACCCGACAGCTGTCCGAGACTTGGCGTCATTGGCTCGTGGGCGGTCATAAAGGTCACTCTAGGCTAGTTTTTGTGCGATCGTCGCCGCCGACTGCAAAACACTCCCATCCGCCCCTTGCGTCACTGGAGTGTAGGTGGGTCGCTCCCGAGCTTCGCGGATATCCTTGGCCAGCTGTTCTGCCAGCGTCTCCTTCGGTTCGATGAACAGATAGTGGGACAGAGAGCCGGGAATCGTGTTCACTTCGTTGAGAAAAAGATCGCCGTTCTCACTCGCGAGAAAATCAATCCGCGCCACTCCACGAGACCCGATGAGGGCCGCAGTCCTCGTGGCCACCTCACGAATCTGCTCCTCAGTTTCGGGTTTTAAGAGCGCCGGCAACTCTCTCGGCGCCGCCGCCATCCCGGTGCCCGGCCGATACTTATCTGAGTAGGTCAGGATCGCTGCCATACCGCCGGAACGGGTTGGCCGTTCAATGGCCGAAAGTTGGAGCTCAGGATAGCTTCTAATAGCGATCTGGAGATCATAGAGATCCTCCCGAAACGGCTCCACCACCGCTCCTGTGCGTAGATGCACGCTGTCACGAACCCGATCCCGGAGTGTCCCCCGATCACGAATGACCTCAATGCCGATGGATGAACCACCAAAACGTGGCTTCACGATGTACGGCCCCTCGAAGGGGATCTCCCCATCAGCAGCAACACGCGGCAGCGCCGGAAGTCCTGCTCCGACAGCCAGGGCGCCAAAGCTCAGTTTGTCCATCCCGATAGCGGCGGTGGCCGTCGAAGGACCGGTATACCGAAGACCCGCAAGATCCATAGCTGCCTGAATCGATCCATCCTCTCCAGGGCCACCATGACAACAATTGACAACCACATCGATGGAGATCATCTCTAGCTTTGGTCGCAAACCCGACGAAAGGCTACCAAATCCAGCGCGACTGCCCGTGATGAGCATCAACGGTTCAGCTCCTGATGGGACCCCTTGAGCGAAGGCCGGCGCCTCTAGGGTTGGTGCAACACGATAGAACTCACCCGTCTTGGACCAGTAGATGCCCGTCACCGCGCTCTCGGTTCCAAGCAACGCATGCGCCGCCTGCAACCCCGTCAGGATCGAGATGTCATGCTCGGGCGAAGGTCCTCCAAAGAGGACCGCAATCATCGCACTCATATACGCTCCACCACTTCAACGGCCATACTGGAGTTCCTTTCCACAGTTCAACTATAGGGCCCAAACAGAGAGCCCAAACAGAGGGCCCAAACAGAGGGCCCAACTCACAGCGTCACCGGCGGTGTCGCAGGCTGATCCAGGCTGCTACCCGCAACACGCTACCCGATCTGGGCTACGTCTCAACTCTATCGGATGCCAGTCGCCCAGAAGTCGGAGCGTATCGGGAGCGGCGCGCACCTACGGGTAATGATCAGGCAGATCGTTCTCGTAGAGAACAACGTCACCCGGCTTCGCCGTGCGCTTGACCTGCGCAATCGCAGCCGTTCGATCCTTGACGGTGAGCACTTTTCTGAGACGGCAGCCTTGGGCATCCGCCTGCGCCTCGGCGGCCCCTTCAATCAGTGCAGCTCGGTTCGTCTTGGCAACCACGATCAACTCGTCAGCGACGCGACCTACCGCCTTTCCAAGCGCGTAGTTCTCCGGGTATTGACGCGTACCAAGCTCCACCATGCCAGGAGTAACGACAAACTTGGTCGACGTTTCGCCACCGCGTCGGTCAAGAGCCGCGAGCGCGCGACGAGCTCCCGCAGGATTCGAGTTGTAGGTGTCATCGATGACCTCCACACCACTCTCGGGGACCACTGCCGTCACCAGTCGGTTCGCTGGTGAGGCGATGAAGGCGAGGCGAGCACAGATGGCCTCGCCGGTGACACCGCACTCAAGCGCAGCGGCGATCGCACAGGCTAAGTTCGTAGGAGCGATGTCGCCAGCATCAATCTTGTCAAGCTTCTGGCCCCCAAGATAGATGACCAACTCCCCCTCTTCATTGGGCTTGACCGTCACGTCTACGTCAAGCTGGACCGCCGAGACCTTAATGATCTTTCGCTCAGTCGCGCTGCCGGCAAGTGCCTTCGCAGCGAGAGCAAGGCGGGGGTAGTCCACATTGATGATCACGACCGATGCCTGCTCTGTGATCTCAAGTTTCGCCCGCAAAATTGATGCCTCGGACCCAAAGCGTTCGAGATGGACAGGGCCAAGCGCGGTCAGTACCGCGATCTGGGGTGGGATCCAAGAACAAAGTGCGGCAATCTCTCCCGGCCCAAAAGTACCCATCTCAGCGATGAAGACCTCAGTACCTGGCACCAGTCGTTCATTGATAGAACGGGCAAGACCTCCCCGGTTGTTGAAGGACGCTGGTGAGGCGATGGCACGCACAGATCCCTCGAGCAGGGTCGCCAGATAGTTCTTCGTCGTCGTCTTACCAAAGGAGCCAGTGATGCCAACCACCTTTGGACGGATGCGCAGGAGTCGCTCCGTCGCATCATCCACATAGCGCCCGAGTAGACGGTCCTCGAGCGGTTGGGTTGCGATGAGTCCAAGCTCGACCATCAAGGGTGCCAGGTAGCCACTTAACAAGGCAAACCCGAGAGGGGCCCCAATGAGCCAGCCGATGAGCGTCACCAGGGCATCGATAACTCCTACCGTCACCAGCAGGCGCCTCATCCGCGAGGTCAGTGCGAGTTTCGAGGTTCGGCCCCGAAACCCAAGACCGACTGGTGCGGCTAACAGACAGAGCACCAACAGCGCAGCGAGGCCGAGATGCGCGTCGGTCCCAAAGGAGCGAACAAAACTTCCGACCAGGAGTATCAAACCGACAACGAGCAACGCCTGGTTGATGAAGGAAGCTCTGAACCAAAGTGCGAAAAACCCACCGATACGCCCGGGAAGATAATGCTCCCGTTGGGCGACACGAACCCACTTCAGTGCCGGAAGCTGAGCGATCACACCGATTATGACGGCCGCTACAACAGCAAGCTCGTGACCCATTGCTTTGGTCAACCTCCCGGACTAGGACCCGATTACTCTAGTCGTAATCAGCTCCGCAATCGACTGAGGATCCTCAAGTGGGACCAGATGATGAACCCCATCGAGCACCTTGAGCGTTGCCCAGGAACTGGCGCTTGCCACCTGGCGTGCCAATGCAACTGGACACGCTTGATCAAGCGCACCCCAGAGCATCCAGATCGGCCGCTGAACCAAGAGGAGATGATCGAGATACTCCTCCTTCACCACCGCGACAAAGATCTGACGCATCACACCACGAGCCTGGCGGTAATCGTCCGAGCCGTAGCGTTGCCGCGCTCGTTCCAGGCGCTCCTCGGAGACCACCCCCAACCCCGCAAGCGATCGAATGAGTCGGTAGCCCAATGGTGACCTTGCCTGATTCGGCGGTCGGATAATGGGTACACCAATGAGTACAAGCGCATCGGTGAGCTCTGGGGCCACCACGCTGGCCAGTTCAATAGCGACCCGACCACCAAACGAATGGCCGACCACCACCACACGACCAACCCCTGCCTCGTGGCGCCACTCACGGATGACCTCTGCGACCGCCTGCGCATAGCCCACCGAGTTCAGGGCGGTCAGTGGCTCCGGTGAATCCCCAAAGCCGGGGAGATCGAGCGCAAGAATCGAGAGATCCTCACCCAGCAATTCGATCACCTTGGACCAATCATGCAGGTCACGGCGCCAACCATGAAGAAACACTACCCCGAGGCTACCCGCATCGCGCGAACGTCCCACCATGGAGGAGATGGCCGAAGAGGGTTGTGTGAACGAGATCGTAAACAATGCAGCGGCTACGACTCAATCCTCCGAATCTTCGTCACGCCCATAGGAGGATGGAGCAGCCTGGAGCTCTTCGTCATCGAGATAGGCCATACACCAATCGGCATGCCCATGGACCGAATCCCCTCCACACTCCTCACAGCGAATGAGTGGCATTGGAATACCTCGCTTTGCCTTTCGCGCCTCTTCGTATCGACGATGACGACCCTTCTTCACGCGCTACTCCCACTCACTCTGACGAGACCTATTCATTCCTCGCACGTCCAACAGCCAGTTTAGCGATTTTGCTCTCGCAGATCTCCAGCTACCAGGTCAAAACACCTTGAGGGTAGGATAGATTCCAACGACAACGGCTTGGCTAAGGGTGGTCGAGGGTCGGCCTTAGTCGGTGCGGTGAGGGCGTGCGAGCGCCACCGACGCACCAAGGCGACGCCAATCTTGTCCCCAAGGCACAAGCGCAAACGACAAGGGAGTGATCATGACAGATGCCTTCAATCCAGACGAGATGATCGAGCGATTCCAACGACGTGCCGCGGCTGTCAAATCTCGCCCGATACCTCCCGTAGAGGGTAGTGAACGAGCGAAGTTCGTTGAGCAAGCCTCCGTGGACTACTTCGATTATGCCGTCATTGGGGACGCAGTTGCCAAGCTTGAGGACGGTATCCTCACCCTTACCATCGATCTACGCCCACCAGAGAGCTGAGCGGGCAACGTCGCTTGAATTGGTGACAAACCGATGCTGCACGCCGTGACGGTACGAATCATGAGGGTGAGCAGCATGACGGTCGATCGCTCGTTGGGTCGTCAAGGAACGACCCACAAGCCTCATGGAGATGACGACTTCGCGCCATCAGGCCCACCAACGCGGCGGTGGCTCTGGGTATCGGTGATCACCATGTCACTGTGCCTGGCTCGTGATAGCGCCAGAGCACGATCGGATTGCCGCTGCTACGACCCACCGGTTGCGGGGACTGAGAACGCGCCGAGTTGTGCCTCGATCAGCGGCGCGGCGCCACCGAGCGCAGCGGCCAAGGATCGTCCTCTGCAACAGCTTGCCAATCGCTCAGCGGTCCTCGTCGGTATTCATCGGGCCACAACGCCAAGGAGATAGGCAACGATCTTTTAGTGAATGGTCCTGGGTTTGCCAAGAGAACTCCCGCCTACTTGTGGAGCCAATCAAGGTGTGAGAACACCCTTTGATCGGGAACATGCAGCTGATGGCGCACCTCAATGATCCACTGCGTGGGCGAATCATCCATTGCGTGGGCGCTCTGCCCATTGCTGCTATCGCAAACCTGGAGATGGATGGACCTGGAGACGATGATCCTCGACCACTTGGATGGTACGCTCACCAGTCAACAACGCCCCGACCTCACAGCCGCATACTTCGTAACGCCAACCACGCGAGAGTCCGCCACGCCGGCGGATCACAAAATCGACAATATCGTCTCGAGCGGCGATCAATGAAGGATCGATTCCAAGCTCCATGGCTTTGGCCTGCACGACCGCAGCGGTCAACAGCACAATCGGGGCCAACTCTGGTCGCATGGTCGCCGAGATCGCGAGCTCCGCGGTGACGGTACCAATCGGTTCATCGCTCGCCACCAACTCAAGCAGTTGACCGACCGCCTCAGCGTCAAGCCGTCGTGGGTCTACCCCACGCAGCCGAGTTAACTCCGAACGCGACGCAGGAGCGGCTCTGGCGATGGAGGAGATGGCAAGGTCCGACAAAATGGAACGTGCGGGAACATCGCGCACCCGAGCCTGCTCCTCTCGCCATGCGGCGACTCGCGCGGCGATTCGTCGATTCTGCTCATCATCGAGACTGCGGCATTCGCGAATGCGCGTCCAAGCTAGTTCCACCGGAGCCTCGAACCGACGGCGACGCACGACCGCCTGCATCTCTTCCATCGCCCAGCTCCGACGGTTTGTGGCTTCGAGCTCAGCGACAATCTTGCGTTCGAGCTCCTCCAGATAGAGGACATCTGTCGCCGCATAATCAATCTGCTCGGGAGTGAGGGGACGTGCCATCCAATCCGAGAGCCGAGCCCCCTTCGCAATCGTGACGTGGAGATACTGGTTGAGCAACGCACCGAGGGAGGCGTGACTCATGCCCAGAAAACCCGCCGCTACTTGTGTATCGAAAAGTTGGACCGGACGGGTGCCAACTGCGCGCTCAAGGATCTCAAGGTCCTGTTCGCTCGCGTGAAAGACGAACTTGATCTCCTCGTCGCCAAAGATTTCCCCCAGCGGGGCCAGATCGACGACAAGCGGATCGATGAGAAAGATAAGGTCGCCAACCCGCGCCTGCACCAGCGCTAACTTTGGATAATAGCTTCGCTCTCGATGGAACTCCGTGTCAACCGCCACCGAGCCCACCGTTTGGGCCTCTTTGACGACCTCCACCAGGTCGGCTTCGGTTGCCACCCAACGCAACCGAATCCCCTGTCGATGCACTTGTCCCGCCATGAGGTCAGGAGGGCCATCGTTGACCTGAACGCTATTGGTATCTTTCTCGCGACGGAAATACTCCAAACTACCTCTTTCCTGCTTCGTTAGCCGCCATAACGCATTCGAGTATCGGACATCGACAGCACTGATGACCACGCTTCAAGTGGTTGGCGTACTACCATGCTATCGACTGAACTCGTGATCAGCCAATGGCTACCTAGCTCGTCCATAGCTACAACCCTTCCTAGCACCATACCAAGGGCATCCCTTGGCAAGAGCAACCCCGACACCTCATCACGGACAACTGGTACACCGCTCGCAGTCATCGCTACAGCGTCGACAACTGGAGGTTTGGCGAACTTGCGGGCGAGGGGAACCTGTGCCACGTCGAGGAAGACCAACCCGACGGCTGCGCCCTGATGCAAGAACTCGAGCGCCAACGCCCCACGTTCGACCGACATCGCAAGGATTCTTGGCTCCTTGGAGACCTGCATAACCAGCGAGATCGTCATGAGATGGGATCGATCGCCATCCGTCAAACTGAGAAGATACAGACCCGATGCCATCGCCCAAAGCGCACGTCGCAGCTGGGCATCATCATCGGTTACTACACTCTCAGCCATGTTCTGCCCGTTCTGCGACCTGATCAGCGATCCCCACAATCCGCTCGTCGTCGAGGTTGCCACAGAGACGTCGGTGCTCCTCGACCATGCGCCGGTCTTTCTCGGACATGCCCTCGTGATCCCTACCGACCATGTGGAGCATCTTTTGGTCGCTTCGCCTGAAACAGTGACACAGGTAGCACACAGGACCCAAGCCGTCGCGCGAGCGGCGGTGACCGCTTTTGGAGCAGACGGCGTTCTCACCGTCACGAACACCGTCATCTCTCAGTCGGTACCACATCTTCACACCCATGTTATTCCGAGACGCCACAAGGACGGTCTACGCGGATTCCTCTGGCCCCGCCAACGCTACGCCTCTGATACGGAGCTCATCGACTATCGCGATCGACTGCGTGATGCACTCCATGGCTACTGTGCACCACAGCGAACCAAACAGTAATCTTTCTTGCCACGGCGCAGCACCAAGAGACGGCCATCGATCAGCAGATCCTTGGTGACGGTGATGCTCTCCCGTTGGGCCACGCCATTGAGATAGACACCGCCCTGACCCAACGTGCGTCGCAGTTCTGACCTTGAGACAAACAGGGGACTACGCGATATGAGTTCGATGAGATCGATGCCCTCCTCAAACTCAACTGCATCGACATTCAAGGTAGGAGCCTCACCGAGCGCCTCCTCGAGCAGGTCCGGTTCCAACAGCTCAAGTTCTCCAACAAAGAGTGAACGGCTTGCCCGTTTAGCCCGCTCAGCCTCCTCCTGGCCGTGCACCAACGTCACCAGCTCCGAGGCGAGCCGATGGTGAGGATCGCGCCGTTCGGGGTGTTCACGATGGGACTGATCAAGCTCGGCGATCTCCTCCTGATCGAGAAAGGTGAACTGCTTGAGGTAGGACATCACCATAACGTCATCGGAGCGAACAAGAAACTGATAGAGCTGATACGGCGAGGTCCGGCGAGGATCGAGCCAGATCGCTCCTCCAACCGATTTACCGAACTTCGTACCATCGGCCTTGGTGATTAACGGCCACGTCAAACCGAAGGCCTCACGTTGATCCACCCTCCGAATCAGGTCGATCCCCGCCGTGATGTTTCCCCATTGATCAGAGCCGCCCAGCTGCAGCGTACAATCCAAACGCCGGCTGAGCTCCAGAAAGTCGATCGCCTGCAGCACCATGTAGCTGAACTCGGTGTAGGAGATCCCTTCGCTGCCAAGACGCGCCTTGACCGAATCCTTGGCCAACATGGTCGCAACAGAGAAGTGCTTACCGTACTCACGGAGATAGTCGATCAGATTGAGGTCTTGGAGCCACTCACGGTTATCGACCAATACGCCAGCTGCCTCGCCAGAGAAGTCGATAAAACGTTCGAGCTGTAGGCGAATTGCCGCAGTGTTTTTGGTCAGTGTCTCGTCATCGAGAAGAGTCCGCTCGGTGGAGCGCCCGGAGGGATCGCCAATCATCCCAGTACCGCCACCTGCCACCATAATCGGGCGATGACCAGCCCGCTGGAATCTCCGCAACATAATGAGGCCCAGCAGGTTGCCTAGGTGCAAGGAGTCAGCTGTCGGATCAAAGCCGACGTAGAGCGAAAGGTGAGCCGAGTCCATCCGCTCGACGAGCCCCTCTGCACTCATCTGGTTGATGAGTCCACGGTACTGAAGGTCCTCGGATAGAGTCATGGGTTGCGCTGCTCCTTTGCGAGTTGGTGATCGATCTGTGCGTAAAGACTACCGAGAGCCTCGTGACTAGCCGCCCGAGTCCCCTCGAGCACGGCGATAAGGAACTCGCCGTTGCGAGATCGTTGCACCAGCGCGGCAAGGTCCGCGGCAGCGGTGATCCTCGTCACCTCGAACCCCATTCCCTCGAGGACCGATGCTGGGCGCACGCGTGGTGGCGTCACAAAAAACTCCGTCTGGACATCAGCGGCGATGCTCGCAGCCGGTGGCACCTGATCGAAGATGAGCCCACCTTGGTTGTCAAGTACCACAATCAAGCCTCGACTTGGGAGAGGCAGATGAATGAGGGCGCTGACGTCATAGAGAGTAGCGAGATCACCCACAAGGAGTGCAGTGAGGCGTTGGGGTTCTGCGTGGGCGAACCCTAGATAACTCGAAAGAACGCCGTCAATCCCATTCGCTCCCCGGTTCATCGCCACCAACGGTGGATCGGAGTGATAGCCACGGAACTGATCAAGGTACCGAATCGGCATCGATGCGGAGGAAAATAGCGCTTCATCGCCTCCCAACAACCCATAGAGCGCGCGGGCGACCGCGATCTCCGTAGCAGGATGATCCTGTGCAAAGTTCTGCAGCGAGCGGTCAATACTCTGGTCGAGTGCAAGCAGCTGAACCCGTTCGGAGACGACTGGCGACCTCTCGACCGGTGCCAGGCTCTCTGTCAACACTGACTGAAGTGTCGACTCTACATCGGCAACATACCCAGCCGTCACAAAACGCCCCGGATCACGAACCACAAACCGATCACCAAGCGTCACCACGTCACCACCGGCCTCGACAACCCTTCGCAAGGCATTCATGGAGCTGCGAGCCAGTGGAAAATCACCGATCACGACCACCACTTCCGGTGTGGGAGTGGATCCGCGGGTCAGTAGATCCAGGTGGATCACCGTTGTATCCCGCCGGGCCAATGGCGTACGTGCATCGACCGCCAGAGTCCAACCCAACTGGTTAGTTACGGCCTCTGCCGCCGCAATCGTCTCATGGGTGCTCTCACTAACGCCGCCGAGCAGCAACCATCCCGAGCGCCCAGAGCGAAAGATCTCATTCGCCACCTCTGGATCTAACGCTGCTAAGCGAGGCGCGAGAGGGCGATGCAGGGCGATGTCACCGCGTCGTGCTCCTTCTTGGAGTACCGTTGCCTGGCGCTGTTCATCCTCGACTACCTGTCCCAAGAGCGGCTCCTCGATACCCACGTTCAGGTGGACCGGGCCTGGCCCATTTGGGGCCCCACCTAACTCGGTGACCAACTGGAGTGCGACGGAGGCGAGATCACGAGGGGTAAGCGAGCTGACAAACTCCAACGAGATCGTGGCGCGCACAAAGCTCGCCATGGCTTGGATCTGATCGAGTGTCTGGGGTGCACTCACCCCTTTGAGTCGGGTTGGACGATCGGCCGTCACCAGCAACAACGGAAGACCGGAGAGAGAGGCCTCCGCGAGTGCCGGTAGGAGTTCAAGACTCGCCGTTCCCGAGGTGGTCACCACCATCACCGGCGCACCACTCCGACGAGCGAGGCCACAGGCGAAGAATGCAGCCGCGCGCTCGTCCAGGCAGACCGAAACCGACAGAGGAGCAGTTGCCAGCGCGACGGCCAACGGCGTCGAACGAGAGCCTGGAGCGAGCACCACCTGGTGGAGTCCGAGCCTGTTAAGCTGCTCCAGCAGGATGGCAAAGAGACGAACATTGGCCCCAGAGGGCTCTGAGGTTGGGGGGTGGGGTGCCGACGCTGACGATTTCACAAACTCTCCTTGATTCCACGGTAGCGGCTCTCATGGTCCAGACCCGTGCACCGGATGGAGACCTGGTATGTCTTCATGGGTTTACTCAGAACCGCTTCGCGATGGTGAAGGACTTTGTGGGAACCCTCGCGCCAC
The Ferrimicrobium sp. DNA segment above includes these coding regions:
- a CDS encoding alpha/beta hydrolase; translated protein: MQLHYERTGPPDRPVVVLIHGLGGQLTDWPGPAIARFVGAGYQVLTYDQRDSGLSTRLTSVGIPDLLSIYMGRRDLAPYTLADMADDLLELLDRLGIDQVHLVGVSMGAMVAQQFLIEEPKRVLSLISMLGSTGRTGVGQPSEMALAALMNPNREEPLELVVGRPRSTQERQAILDRIDRGAARLAAAGIDDPVASVRQLSAVLASPDRSTALSTLAALPSLVVHGVIDPLVNVSGGIDTFRVLAGSRLLLFADLGHDLPAWCWDRLAAEMLKTIAEAGG
- a CDS encoding class I SAM-dependent methyltransferase; protein product: MPDDAVRSALAQRWSRQLQDWAIPEELLAKAPESPWTFDPNGFRPLRDVPLNQTQLALVELLARSAHRSVLDVGAGAGAAVLPIGSAIRSLLALDQNAEMLEVLALESEASPELLVETRVGDFFDLEPELGRFDVVTSQNVIYNISDLFGFLEGLLAHAEVGVVLEMTLHHPHYGLNLLWEEFHQLQRPTDPSATDVIEALTVLGVSPKVVIGPGLRRSMDPAQQIISTRKRLCLAPTEDRAIQAAIQAGRMLVNPTVTLICECASA
- a CDS encoding PH domain-containing protein; the protein is MTAHEPMTPSLGQLSGRTQRIVGAMVDPDERVVAIVHPHWWLVLGPAATFVAASIVAVVLTTFNYALLSLFGLLILGAAVVNMLFRGLQWYFEMLVITDRRVRFSRGVLLRKTSEIPLRHVNDITTQQGIIGRILHFGRLHIDSGDAFGDELITFVPNPIRLRQLLASLEDAQQAGSGGASSAVNTNTDSLSRLERLTILRAGGFLSDTEFERAKSSLLRELDGEQGTRY
- a CDS encoding Mur ligase family protein codes for the protein MGHELAVVAAVIIGVIAQLPALKWVRVAQREHYLPGRIGGFFALWFRASFINQALLVVGLILLVGSFVRSFGTDAHLGLAALLVLCLLAAPVGLGFRGRTSKLALTSRMRRLLVTVGVIDALVTLIGWLIGAPLGFALLSGYLAPLMVELGLIATQPLEDRLLGRYVDDATERLLRIRPKVVGITGSFGKTTTKNYLATLLEGSVRAIASPASFNNRGGLARSINERLVPGTEVFIAEMGTFGPGEIAALCSWIPPQIAVLTALGPVHLERFGSEASILRAKLEITEQASVVIINVDYPRLALAAKALAGSATERKIIKVSAVQLDVDVTVKPNEEGELVIYLGGQKLDKIDAGDIAPTNLACAIAAALECGVTGEAICARLAFIASPANRLVTAVVPESGVEVIDDTYNSNPAGARRALAALDRRGGETSTKFVVTPGMVELGTRQYPENYALGKAVGRVADELIVVAKTNRAALIEGAAEAQADAQGCRLRKVLTVKDRTAAIAQVKRTAKPGDVVLYENDLPDHYP
- a CDS encoding alpha/beta hydrolase; protein product: MFTISFTQPSSAISSMVGRSRDAGSLGVVFLHGWRRDLHDWSKVIELLGEDLSILALDLPGFGDSPEPLTALNSVGYAQAVAEVIREWRHEAGVGRVVVVGHSFGGRVAIELASVVAPELTDALVLIGVPIIRPPNQARSPLGYRLIRSLAGLGVVSEERLERARQRYGSDDYRQARGVMRQIFVAVVKEEYLDHLLLVQRPIWMLWGALDQACPVALARQVASASSWATLKVLDGVHHLVPLEDPQSIAELITTRVIGS
- a CDS encoding ribonuclease D — its product is MEYFRREKDTNSVQVNDGPPDLMAGQVHRQGIRLRWVATEADLVEVVKEAQTVGSVAVDTEFHRERSYYPKLALVQARVGDLIFLIDPLVVDLAPLGEIFGDEEIKFVFHASEQDLEILERAVGTRPVQLFDTQVAAGFLGMSHASLGALLNQYLHVTIAKGARLSDWMARPLTPEQIDYAATDVLYLEELERKIVAELEATNRRSWAMEEMQAVVRRRRFEAPVELAWTRIRECRSLDDEQNRRIAARVAAWREEQARVRDVPARSILSDLAISSIARAAPASRSELTRLRGVDPRRLDAEAVGQLLELVASDEPIGTVTAELAISATMRPELAPIVLLTAAVVQAKAMELGIDPSLIAARDDIVDFVIRRRGGLSRGWRYEVCGCEVGALLTGERTIQVVEDHRLQVHPSPGLR
- a CDS encoding flavin reductase, whose product is MAESVVTDDDAQLRRALWAMASGLYLLSLTDGDRSHLMTISLVMQVSKEPRILAMSVERGALALEFLHQGAAVGLVFLDVAQVPLARKFAKPPVVDAVAMTASGVPVVRDEVSGLLLPRDALGMVLGRVVAMDELGSHWLITSSVDSMVVRQPLEAWSSVLSMSDTRMRYGG
- a CDS encoding HIT family protein, with product MFCPFCDLISDPHNPLVVEVATETSVLLDHAPVFLGHALVIPTDHVEHLLVASPETVTQVAHRTQAVARAAVTAFGADGVLTVTNTVISQSVPHLHTHVIPRRHKDGLRGFLWPRQRYASDTELIDYRDRLRDALHGYCAPQRTKQ